One part of the Halopenitus persicus genome encodes these proteins:
- a CDS encoding glutamine synthetase family protein, protein MSEAADRMVETIEDPAIDHVFVEFADVNGISRSKQLTADAFLEKWADGFAMNLVLLAQTPRNHVPEGSGLGAEIGHADGTVHPIPETTMRLPWRENAVRVLCRFFHEDERLACSPRAVLESVLAANDFGFDFYAGSELEFYLLEEGPDGEYLPATDDNHECVSWATEEVADFYDRLVEWAGGYGIDLTALHHEHGAGQLEVLFDYGRPLEQADTTFDFKRLVKQVGRSFDQWPTFMAKPFADRSGSGYHLHVSAFDDEKNVFAAVADDSDGTLSERGRHFVGGLMEHADALAALGTPSINGFKRFEPNSFAPYTASWGYDNRMTAVRVPPGVIRPETRIASADANPYLVIAGTIAAGLDGLRRELEPPAPTEGDPTGDRPDLPRSPELALRALETDDAMVDLLGEDVVRVYAASKRRELQAFRDHVTDWERDQYVKTV, encoded by the coding sequence ATGAGCGAGGCGGCCGACCGGATGGTCGAGACGATCGAGGATCCGGCGATCGACCACGTCTTCGTCGAGTTCGCCGACGTCAACGGGATCTCCCGGTCGAAGCAGCTCACCGCGGACGCCTTCCTCGAGAAGTGGGCGGACGGATTCGCGATGAACCTCGTGCTGCTGGCCCAGACGCCGCGCAACCACGTCCCGGAGGGATCCGGACTCGGCGCGGAGATCGGACACGCCGACGGCACCGTCCATCCGATCCCGGAGACGACGATGCGGCTCCCTTGGCGCGAGAACGCCGTCCGGGTCCTGTGTCGGTTCTTCCACGAGGACGAGCGGCTGGCGTGCTCGCCCCGGGCGGTCCTCGAGTCGGTGCTTGCGGCCAACGACTTCGGGTTCGACTTCTATGCTGGCAGCGAGCTCGAGTTCTACCTCCTCGAGGAGGGCCCGGATGGCGAGTACCTCCCCGCGACGGACGACAACCACGAGTGCGTCTCGTGGGCCACCGAGGAGGTCGCCGACTTCTACGACCGGCTCGTCGAGTGGGCCGGCGGGTACGGGATCGACCTCACCGCGCTCCACCACGAGCACGGGGCCGGCCAGCTCGAGGTGCTGTTCGACTACGGCCGCCCGCTCGAGCAGGCGGACACGACCTTCGATTTCAAGCGGCTCGTCAAGCAGGTCGGCCGCAGCTTCGACCAGTGGCCGACGTTCATGGCCAAGCCCTTCGCCGACCGGTCCGGAAGCGGCTACCACCTCCACGTGAGCGCGTTCGACGACGAAAAGAACGTTTTCGCGGCCGTCGCGGATGACTCCGACGGAACCCTCTCCGAGCGCGGTCGACACTTCGTCGGTGGGCTGATGGAACACGCCGACGCGCTGGCCGCGCTCGGCACGCCGAGCATCAACGGATTCAAACGGTTCGAACCGAACTCGTTCGCGCCCTACACCGCCTCCTGGGGGTACGACAACCGGATGACCGCGGTTCGCGTTCCGCCGGGGGTCATTCGTCCCGAAACCCGGATCGCCAGCGCCGACGCCAACCCCTACCTCGTCATCGCGGGGACCATCGCCGCCGGCCTCGACGGGCTCCGACGCGAACTGGAGCCGCCGGCGCCGACCGAGGGCGATCCGACCGGCGACCGGCCGGATCTCCCGCGCTCGCCCGAACTCGCCCTGCGCGCGCTCGAGACCGACGACGCGATGGTCGATCTGCTCGGCGAGGACGTCGTTCGCGTCTATGCGGCCTCCAAACGGCGCGAACTGCAGGCGTTCCGGGACCACGTCACCGACTGGGAGCGCGACCAGTACGTGAAGACGGTCTAG
- a CDS encoding ABC transporter permease: MSVDAATSDGTAAEESSGQSPIDTLLNAVGGYWMPVWAVLVFGFLYAPIAVLILFSFEQGTFSGFPWDGFTMQWYVQMVNDDRLIQSTLNSLYVGAFVTTGATILGTLGAIALVRGSFRRKGLFRALVIAPMTIPGLILGIALLLWFNMIGFNTSLRTVMLGQLVFVTPFVLITVSARLRGFDPELEEAARDLGASKWQTYRRVTLPILMPGIISGALFAFTLSFDDFLIAFFTSGVENTLPIYIWSKVQHGTDPVINAISAMVLLFSISLIVISELLRQR, from the coding sequence ATGAGCGTCGACGCCGCGACGTCCGACGGGACCGCCGCCGAAGAGTCCTCGGGCCAGTCACCGATCGACACCCTGCTGAACGCCGTTGGGGGATACTGGATGCCGGTCTGGGCCGTGCTCGTCTTCGGATTCCTCTACGCGCCGATCGCCGTCCTGATCCTCTTCTCCTTCGAGCAGGGGACCTTCTCCGGCTTCCCGTGGGACGGGTTCACGATGCAGTGGTACGTCCAGATGGTCAACGACGACCGGCTCATCCAATCAACGCTCAACAGCCTCTACGTGGGCGCGTTCGTCACCACCGGTGCGACGATCCTCGGCACGCTCGGGGCGATCGCTCTGGTCCGCGGCAGCTTCCGGCGGAAGGGGCTGTTCCGCGCGCTCGTCATCGCGCCGATGACGATTCCCGGGCTCATCCTCGGGATCGCGTTGCTGCTCTGGTTCAACATGATCGGGTTCAACACGTCGCTTCGCACCGTGATGCTCGGCCAGCTCGTCTTCGTGACCCCGTTCGTCCTCATTACCGTGAGCGCGCGCCTGCGCGGGTTCGATCCCGAGCTCGAGGAGGCAGCCCGCGACCTGGGCGCCAGCAAGTGGCAGACCTATCGCCGGGTGACCCTGCCCATCCTGATGCCCGGGATCATCAGCGGGGCACTGTTCGCGTTCACGCTTTCCTTCGACGACTTCCTGATCGCCTTCTTTACCAGCGGCGTCGAGAACACGCTCCCGATCTACATCTGGTCGAAGGTCCAACACGGGACCGACCCGGTGATCAACGCGATCAGCGCGATGGTGCTGCTGTTCAGCATCTCGCTCATCGTCATCAGCGAACTGCTCCGCCAGCGGTAG
- a CDS encoding aminotransferase class III-fold pyridoxal phosphate-dependent enzyme yields the protein MDERRAARIAEREFGKPGTATELGGERDQNFRIDVADGEAYVLKISSPADDEASLDLQTEALRHIQRADPDLPVMEPVPTTDGSLWTTIEDDETYHVRLFTHVPGRPVPGQDLDAEALFEYGAVVARLGKALRGFFHPDADYDVLWDLRHVPELRSLLDSVTDAERRELAERILDRFENRVEPGFESLRAQVIHNDLTLDNVLLDDSDRVSGVVDFGDLTHTALVSDLVMAVASVMYRRDDPIEAAQDVIRGYVSVTPLEDEEAELLADLVAARHLTWGVTVAWRLEEHPEKTDAHSVAGVDDGWNLLQSLDERGLDVVNHRLRTAATSGALPYSRTGTSEVLSRRRAVLGSSPLSYDDPVHFVDGDGVWLYDPTGRRYLDAYNNVQVVGHANPAVADAIAGQAHTLATNTRYLHEAPVELAERILATMPDELDRVLFVNSGSEATDIAWRLATAATGNEGAIVSENAYHGITEAMTAQSPTIWPEGMDPDHVETVTPPIDDAHHGDRPAADPVQGMTESLAALEKRGTGTAAWMFDPLFTSDGIHSPDEARAGSMAERVREAGGLVIADEVQAGFGRSGDALWGFRNADVVPDVVTLGKPMGNGHPVAAVVTRSDVASALYDGTGFFSTFGGNPVSCAAALAVLDEIERRDLLPHVVDVGTYLRDGLAELAAEHERIGDVRQQGLMVGVELVTDHETREPASSEATAVVNGLRQRRVLIGSTGADGNVLKIRPPLVFERTHADRLLAALDDVLSELSRHD from the coding sequence ATGGATGAGCGGCGGGCGGCACGGATCGCCGAACGCGAGTTCGGCAAGCCGGGAACCGCGACCGAACTCGGCGGCGAGCGGGATCAGAACTTTCGGATCGACGTCGCCGACGGCGAGGCGTACGTCCTGAAGATATCCAGCCCGGCCGATGACGAAGCATCGCTCGATCTGCAGACGGAGGCGCTGCGTCACATCCAACGGGCCGATCCCGACCTCCCGGTGATGGAACCGGTGCCGACGACCGATGGATCGCTATGGACGACGATCGAGGACGACGAGACGTATCACGTGCGGCTGTTCACCCACGTTCCGGGCCGACCCGTCCCGGGGCAGGACCTCGACGCGGAGGCGCTCTTCGAATACGGGGCGGTCGTGGCACGGCTCGGAAAAGCACTCCGCGGTTTCTTCCATCCCGACGCCGATTACGACGTCCTGTGGGATCTGCGGCACGTCCCCGAGCTTCGGTCGCTGCTCGACAGCGTCACCGACGCCGAGCGACGCGAGCTGGCCGAACGCATCCTCGACCGGTTCGAGAACCGGGTGGAACCGGGCTTCGAGTCGCTCCGTGCGCAGGTGATCCACAACGACCTCACGCTCGATAACGTCCTGCTTGACGACTCCGACCGCGTCAGCGGCGTCGTGGATTTCGGCGACCTCACCCACACGGCCCTCGTGAGTGACCTGGTGATGGCGGTGGCGAGCGTGATGTACCGGCGCGACGACCCGATCGAGGCGGCCCAGGACGTGATCCGGGGATACGTCAGCGTCACGCCCCTCGAGGACGAGGAGGCGGAACTGCTGGCGGATCTGGTTGCCGCACGACATCTCACCTGGGGCGTCACCGTCGCGTGGCGGCTCGAGGAACATCCCGAGAAGACGGACGCCCACAGCGTCGCCGGCGTCGACGACGGGTGGAACCTCCTGCAGTCGCTCGATGAACGGGGGCTTGACGTCGTCAATCATCGCCTCCGAACCGCCGCAACGTCCGGCGCCCTTCCGTATTCCCGGACCGGCACGTCGGAAGTACTGTCTCGGCGACGGGCGGTGCTCGGATCGTCGCCGCTCTCGTACGACGATCCCGTTCACTTCGTCGACGGCGATGGGGTGTGGTTGTACGACCCGACCGGCCGACGCTACCTCGACGCGTACAACAACGTCCAGGTCGTCGGGCACGCGAACCCGGCGGTCGCGGACGCCATCGCGGGACAGGCACACACGCTCGCCACCAACACGCGGTACCTCCACGAAGCGCCGGTGGAGCTGGCCGAACGGATCCTGGCGACGATGCCCGACGAGCTGGACCGCGTCCTGTTCGTCAACTCCGGCAGCGAGGCGACGGATATCGCGTGGCGACTGGCCACCGCCGCGACCGGAAACGAGGGCGCGATCGTCTCGGAGAACGCGTATCACGGCATCACGGAGGCGATGACCGCACAGTCCCCGACGATCTGGCCCGAGGGGATGGATCCGGACCACGTCGAGACGGTCACCCCACCGATCGACGACGCACACCACGGGGACCGACCGGCCGCGGATCCGGTCCAGGGGATGACCGAATCGCTGGCCGCCCTCGAGAAACGGGGAACGGGGACCGCGGCGTGGATGTTCGATCCGCTGTTCACGAGCGACGGCATCCACTCCCCCGACGAGGCGCGAGCGGGATCGATGGCCGAGCGCGTCCGCGAGGCGGGCGGACTCGTCATCGCGGACGAGGTGCAGGCCGGGTTCGGCCGCTCCGGGGATGCCCTCTGGGGCTTCCGGAACGCGGACGTCGTTCCCGACGTCGTCACGCTCGGCAAGCCGATGGGCAACGGACATCCCGTCGCCGCCGTCGTGACGCGGTCGGACGTCGCCTCGGCCCTGTACGACGGGACCGGCTTTTTCAGCACGTTCGGCGGGAATCCCGTGTCCTGTGCGGCCGCGCTGGCGGTGCTGGACGAGATCGAGAGGCGCGACCTGCTGCCGCACGTCGTCGACGTCGGCACCTACCTGCGGGACGGACTCGCGGAACTGGCCGCGGAACACGAACGCATCGGTGACGTTCGTCAGCAGGGACTGATGGTCGGCGTCGAGCTCGTCACGGACCACGAAACCCGGGAGCCGGCATCGAGCGAGGCGACCGCGGTCGTCAACGGACTGCGTCAGCGCCGGGTGCTCATCGGGTCGACCGGCGCGGACGGGAACGTGCTGAAGATCCGGCCGCCGCTGGTGTTCGAACGGACACACGCGGACCGGCTCCTTGCGGCGTTGGACGACGTCCTCTCGGAGCTATCACGTCACGACTGA